In Lotus japonicus ecotype B-129 chromosome 5, LjGifu_v1.2, one genomic interval encodes:
- the LOC130718204 gene encoding probable membrane-associated kinase regulator 4: MAATLLTCDVADDDYIDMEVSSFSNLCHSVTSHHLQHGEFEFHMSSIVPEKEAITSPADELFYKGKLLPLHLPPRLQMVEKLLQNSNSPFEEEKNVFEEYYSTPLATTTYTTPTTGTPFESCNISPSDSCQVSRELKPEEYYSLDYLEDTTSGFVVENQKKSWTKKLKQSSLGSKLKASRAYLKSWFGKSGCSYETYATSTKVADEGSVSKAREILNKQAQVVKKNPYGQIQRQRYQPSNSNMRSYKEKTSEDRSNHHRRSFSVGIKLLSGNKSSSSPSSLLGSSSFSLSNKSYGCQSLKRCSSVNSEIENSIQGAIAHCKKSQQKKNASEVGLYSLPESRNSVCEDQERVVLCRG; encoded by the coding sequence ATGGCTGCAACACTTCTAACATGTGACGTTGCAGATGATGATTACATTGACATGGAAGTGAGCTCATTCTCCAACTTGTGTCATTCTGTAACCTCTCATCATCTACAACATGGAGAATTTGAGTTCCACATGTCCTCCATTGTTCCAGAAAAAGAAGCAATAACTTCCCCAGCTGACGAGCTTTTCTACAAAGGAAAGCTCCTCCCTCTTCACCTTCCCCCAAGGCTACAAATGGTTGAAAAACTCCTTCAAAACTCAAACTCTCCTTTTGAAGAGGAGAAAAATGTTTTTGAAGAGTACTATAGCACCCCATTAGCCACTACTACCTACACAACACCAACCACAGGAACCCCATTTGAATCCTGCAATATCTCCCCATCAGATTCTTGCCAAGTTAGCAGAGAACTAAAGCCAGAAGAGTATTATAGCCTTGATTACCTAGAAGATACAACAAGTGGATTTGTTGTTGAAAACCAGAAGAAGTCATGGACCAAGAAACTGAAGCAGTCTTCACTCGGTTCAAAGTTGAAGGCTTCAAGGGCTTATCTCAAGTCTTGGTTTGGAAAATCTGGTTGCTCATATGAAACCTATGCAACCTCAACAAAAGTTGCTGATGAAGGTTCAGTTTCAAAGGCCAGGGAAATTTTAAATAAGCAAGCACAAGTGGTGAAGAAAAACCCATATGGTCAAATTCAAAGGCAAAGATACCAGCCCTCCAATTCTAACATGAGAAGCTACAAAGAAAAGACCAGTGAAGATAGAAGTAACCATCATAGAAGGTCTTTCTCAGTTGGCATCAAATTGCTTTCAGGAAacaagtcatcatcatcaccttctTCCCTGTTAGGttcatcatcattttcactTTCAAACAAATCATATGGATGTCAAAGTCTCAAAAGGTGCAGCAGTGTAAATTCAGAGATAGAAAATTCAATCCAGGGAGCAATTGCACACTGCAAGAAGTCCCAGCAGAAGAAGAATGCAAGTGAAGTAGGACTCTACTCATTGCCTGAATCCAGGAACTCAGTTTGTGAGGATCAAGAAAGAGTAGTGCTTTGTAGGGGTTGA